CCAGCAAGATGTCGAATCCGACGGCGAAGATGCCGTAGATGAGTATTAGCGTCGCCAGCTGCGTGTAGCCGTTGAGGAAGTTGTTGAACAGGAACGGGAAGACGGCCACACCCACGACCGTGAGCAGCACCGTCGATATCTCCCGGTCGCGGAAGCTGGCCCAGCGGTCACCGAGACCGCCGGTGACCTCCGCCTCGGCGTCGGCCGCCGCCGTGGCAGTCGCGTCGCGCGGTTCGTCGCTCACGAGACATCAACCTCCGAGCCCAGCAGCCCCTGTGGACGCACCAGCAGGATTATCGCCGCGAGCGCGTAGATGCCGACCTGGCTCCAGGCGGCGTAGCCGGTCTGGATTAAGAGTACCTGCAGCGTCCCGAGCATCAGCCCGGCCACGACGGCCCCTTCTATCTTCCCGACGCCGCCGATGACGACGGTCAGGAACGCCGGCACCAACTGTTCAGTGCCGATGTTGGGGTTGACGTTGGCGAGCGGGCCGCCGACGACGCCGGCCACGCCGGCGAGGGCGGCACCGATGCCGAAGACGACGAGGTACGGCCGGCTCAGTTTAATTCCCAGGAGGCGAACCATCTCGTCGTCGAGGGTACCGGCCTGAACGATGAGGCCGAAGTCAGTGTACTCGACGAGGGCGTACACGCCCAGAACGAGGACTGCCGTAATCGCGATGACGCCGAGTCGCCAGCGCGGGAAGTTCCCGACGACAGGCAGCGCGATGGGACCGGATGCCCACGAGGGCTGTGGGAACGGCTGGCTGTTCCCGCCGAGCATCGCTCTGAGCAGTTCCTGGACGATGATTGCGAGTCCGAACGTGACGAGAATCTGGTCGGTGTCGGGGCGGTCGTAGAACGCCTGTGCAAGGAATCGCTCCATCAGGAGGCCGATAACGAACACGACAATCGGCACGATGACCAGTGCAGCAATGAATCCCAGTCCGATGCCGTATGACTGGATGCCCCATTCTACCAGTTGGCCGTCATTCAATGGAACACTTCCAGTTATGAACAGCCCCAGATACGCACCGACGAGGTACAGTGCCCCGTGCGCGAAGTTAACGAATTTTAGCGTCCCGAGGATAATCGACAGTCCGACCGCGAGCAGGACGTAAATCGCGCCCTGTTGCAACCCATTCAATAAGATGGTGAGGATGTCCGCGAGTAGCGTCACGCCGGATCCCCCCCACCGCACTCTTCTCGTACTCTCTGCGTATTCCTAATCATGCTAGTTTTTGTGTATCAAGTAAGGCAACCTCATGCACTATAAATCATGAGGGGTACGGTCCCCTGCCCGGATTCTGCCCTATTCGTCGCCGTACTCGCCGAGTTCACACTCCGCGGCCGGTCCGGAATCGCACCCGTATCCGACGTCGTCTCGGGACGTGATCTCGACAATCTCGATGAAGTTCCCGTCGCCCTGCTCGCTCTCCGGCAGCCCTTGTGCGACCGGAATGTCACGCTGGGCCTGGTGGTCGCAGGCACGCATCGTCTCCTGACCCATGCCGATGTTGCTGTACTCGTAGTCCTCCAGTTGGCGGATGACCTCCGGCGGGTAGAACGTGCCCGCTCGTTCGGCGGCGGCCGCGTACTGGAGCGTCTGGGCGTAGGCGAGCTGGGCCGGACCGGACGGGACGCGGTCGTACTCGTCCTGGAAGGCCTGCGTGAACGCGTTCGACGCCTCGTTGTCGATCTGGGAGTCCCAGGCGATCGTTCCGTAGATGCCTTCGATGGAGCCACCGGCGGCCTGTGCCATCGGGCGGTTGTACAACGGGACGACGAGCTCCATGTCCTCGTCGATACCGGCATCGACGGCCTGCGAGACGGAGTTCGCGCCGTCCAGCCCGTAGTGGTTCAGGACGAGCACGTCCGCGCCGCTGTTTGCGGCCTCCGAGAGATACGAGGAGAAGTCGCTGGTCCCGAGCGGCGTCGGCACGCTGTCGACCTCTTCCCAGCCGATCTCCGAGAGGAACTGGTTCATCGAGTCCTGTTGGGTCTGGCCCCAGGAGTAGTCGGCGTACAGCTGGTAGAACTCGTTGTCCGAGCCGTACTCGCTTTCAAGCACCGGCGCGAGTGCCTGTCCGGTCATGTACGCGTTGAACATCTCCCGGAACCCGTACCGGGCGCAGTCTTTGCCGGTCGTGTCGTTCGAGTGCGTCAGACAGGCCATGAACATGACGTTCTGCGACTGACAGAGGCCCTGCACGGCGATGGCCACTGCGCTGGAAGAGCCGCCCGAGATCATCACCACGTCGTCCCGGTTTATCATCCGCGAGGCGGCCTGTCGAGCGGTATCGGCGTCGGTCGCCGTGTCGCCGTTCACCGAATCGACCGTGTACCCGAGGACGCCGTCGCCGCTGAGGTCCTCGAAGCTGTCCACCCAGCCACCCCCGTTGTTGAGGTGCTTCTGGGCGAGTTCGTACGCCCGTAGTTCGTCCTGGCCCTCTGAGGAGTAGGGCCCGGACTGTGGAACGTTGAACCCGAACGTGACCGTGTCGCCCTCGACCGGGAAGTTCCCGAGCGACGGGTAGTCGTCGCCACCGTCGCCGCCACCGTCGCCACCATCGCCGCCATCGCCGCCACCATCGCCACCGTCGCCACCGGAACAACCGGCCAGTCCCGTCAGCCCCGCCACACCTGCAACGCCCGTACTCTTCAGCAACTGTCGTCGGTTGACCGTACTGCCATTAGTTGGCATGTTCCATACGGTGGTTCAATCTATCATAATAGTTTCGGTAGGTTAACCAACGGTTTCACATCCATGCACTGACAGATATCGGCTAAATGGCGATCCGTAGACTTATTCCGATCTGGTTGGTTTGCTAGAGCATGGCGAGGAATCTGCGTCGGCAGTTACTCGTCTTCATCGTCGTCGTTACCGCGGGCTGTGGGGGGTTCGGGTTCAGCGGCGGCGACGACTCGGCGACGCCGGTGACGCCCGCCCCGGTGCCGACCGACTCCGCGACCACGTATCCGGCCGGCGTCGGGGCGACGGGCGTCACCAGCCCATCTCTGCTCGGTTCCGCACACGGTGACCGTCTCAACGGAACCGGGTACACGCTGACGATGAACCGGACCGTCAGATATGCAAACGGGTCGTTGCGGTCCCACCTCCGAGTCCAGGTCGTGCTGGACGCGAACCGGACACACCTCGCCAACGTCACTGTCCGCGGCCCTGCCGCCCCGGTGCTCCTCGGTCGGCCGCCGGCGACCGCGTCGTTCTGGTCCGACGGCGATACGTATCTCCGCCGACTCGTGCGCGACAACCAGACGATCTACAACGAGTACGACCCGCCGGACAGCTACGCCGGAACGTGGCGGTACTGGGTTCACGCCGCCGCGTTGAACGGCCGTCCGGCCGCCGACGTCACTCGGACCGTTGCCCCGTTCCACACCCGGACCTTGCAGCCCCAGCAGTCAGACGGGACCACCTACGTCATCAGAGGGGACCGGCTACGGGAGAACACCTCGTCGACAGCGTGGGCGTCCCGGGAGAACGCGACGCTCGTCGCCCACGTCACGCAGTCGGGCCTTGTCCGGCACTACCGGACCGAGTATACGACGCTCACGGACGGCGACGAACCAGTCACTGTAACCAGAACTGTCAGGTTTACCGCGGTCGGCAACACGACGGTCGGACCGCCGCCGTGGCGTGACAGGGCGCAGTCGACCGGTTGAGGGCGCGCCAGCGCTATCAGGGGGCTTTTTTTCGCTCGCCGCCCTTCGCCCTGCAATGACTGTCCGCGAGGTGGCACTCGAAGCCTACCGGGAATCGCTCCCGGTGCTGGCACTCAGTGCGGTCGGTGGCCTCTTCGCGGGCGTCGTCCTCGGCGGTATGGACGCGGAGCTACAGGACGTCGCCGGGCTGCTCGTGCTCGTGCCGGCGCTGCTCGCCACTCGGGGGAACGTCTACGGCTCGCTCGGCGCACGCCTGGGGTCGGCACTCCATCAGGGGCTTATCGACCCTCGGTTTTCCTTCGACGACGACCGCATCAACGCCGCCGTCGCGGCGGCACTGGCAAACGGCGTGCTCATCAGCGGCGTCGCTGCGGTGATGGCTGTCGCCCTGCTCGC
The genomic region above belongs to Haloarcula hispanica ATCC 33960 and contains:
- a CDS encoding branched-chain amino acid ABC transporter permease; this encodes MTLLADILTILLNGLQQGAIYVLLAVGLSIILGTLKFVNFAHGALYLVGAYLGLFITGSVPLNDGQLVEWGIQSYGIGLGFIAALVIVPIVVFVIGLLMERFLAQAFYDRPDTDQILVTFGLAIIVQELLRAMLGGNSQPFPQPSWASGPIALPVVGNFPRWRLGVIAITAVLVLGVYALVEYTDFGLIVQAGTLDDEMVRLLGIKLSRPYLVVFGIGAALAGVAGVVGGPLANVNPNIGTEQLVPAFLTVVIGGVGKIEGAVVAGLMLGTLQVLLIQTGYAAWSQVGIYALAAIILLVRPQGLLGSEVDVS
- a CDS encoding substrate-binding protein, producing the protein MPTNGSTVNRRQLLKSTGVAGVAGLTGLAGCSGGDGGDGGGDGGDGGDGGGDGGDDYPSLGNFPVEGDTVTFGFNVPQSGPYSSEGQDELRAYELAQKHLNNGGGWVDSFEDLSGDGVLGYTVDSVNGDTATDADTARQAASRMINRDDVVMISGGSSSAVAIAVQGLCQSQNVMFMACLTHSNDTTGKDCARYGFREMFNAYMTGQALAPVLESEYGSDNEFYQLYADYSWGQTQQDSMNQFLSEIGWEEVDSVPTPLGTSDFSSYLSEAANSGADVLVLNHYGLDGANSVSQAVDAGIDEDMELVVPLYNRPMAQAAGGSIEGIYGTIAWDSQIDNEASNAFTQAFQDEYDRVPSGPAQLAYAQTLQYAAAAERAGTFYPPEVIRQLEDYEYSNIGMGQETMRACDHQAQRDIPVAQGLPESEQGDGNFIEIVEITSRDDVGYGCDSGPAAECELGEYGDE
- a CDS encoding DUF7537 family lipoprotein produces the protein MARNLRRQLLVFIVVVTAGCGGFGFSGGDDSATPVTPAPVPTDSATTYPAGVGATGVTSPSLLGSAHGDRLNGTGYTLTMNRTVRYANGSLRSHLRVQVVLDANRTHLANVTVRGPAAPVLLGRPPATASFWSDGDTYLRRLVRDNQTIYNEYDPPDSYAGTWRYWVHAAALNGRPAADVTRTVAPFHTRTLQPQQSDGTTYVIRGDRLRENTSSTAWASRENATLVAHVTQSGLVRHYRTEYTTLTDGDEPVTVTRTVRFTAVGNTTVGPPPWRDRAQSTG
- a CDS encoding magnesium transporter — protein: MTVREVALEAYRESLPVLALSAVGGLFAGVVLGGMDAELQDVAGLLVLVPALLATRGNVYGSLGARLGSALHQGLIDPRFSFDDDRINAAVAAALANGVLISGVAAVMAVALLALVGRPSAPLTTLVAIALIAGFVSGLLLTIAVVSVVFVGYRHGLNPDTLAGPVVTTTGDVVGIATLLGATRLVLALGGG